The sequence below is a genomic window from Flavobacterium sediminilitoris.
CTTTCGTTTCTTGTTGATAAAGCATGCATAGAGTTAAATCCTCCCATTCCAGCAATAGTAACAGCCGCTTCTGATCCACCAGAAATAATTACATCACACATTCCTAAACGAATGTAATTGAATGCATCAATTAATGCGTTAGCAGAAGAAGCACAAGCAGAAACAGTTGTGTAATTTGGTCCCATGAATCCATTTCTCATAGAAATATGAGCAGGAGCAATATCTGCAATCATTTTTGGGATAAAGAAAGGGTTGAATTTAGGAGTGCCATCGCCTTTTGCATAGTATAGCACTTCTTCTTGGAAAGTTTCTAATCCTCCAATTCCTGCACCCCAAATAACACCAACTCTATGTTTGTTAACATTTTCGTGAGTTATTCCAGCGTCTTTTATAGCTTCGTCACTAGCAACGACAGCGTACTGAGCAAATTTATCTAAACGTCTAGATTCTTTTCGGTCTATAAAATCTTCAATATTGAAGTTTTTAACCTGACAAGCAAATTTGGTTTTATGTTTTTCTGTATCGTAATAGGTAATAGGTGCAGCTCCACTTTTTCCTTCGATTAAACCATTCCAGTATTCTTCTACATTATTCCCTATTGGGGTTAATGCTCCTAGACCAGTTACAACAACACGCTTTAATTGCATATAAAAATTTTTTAATTATATAAAAAAACCCAAAGTGCTTTTAATGAAAACTAAAAGAAACAATGGGTATTACATAGTTTTTATTTTATGATTGTAATACAATCAATGTTTTCTACAAAATGAATAAATTTTGATATAAATATAAACAAATATAATTACAAAACTCATCCTAAACATTTTACCTTTTGAAATAGTATTGTAACTATTTAAGAGGCAATCAAGTAAAAGATTCTAAAAACAAGAAATAAAAAATAATTAAAAGACCCATAAGAATAAAACTTATGGGTACTTAAAATATTATTTCTTAGCTTCTTCGATGTAAGAAATAGCTTGACCTACAGTAGCAATGTTTTCAGCTTGATCATCTGGAATTTGAATGTCAAATTCTTTTTCGAACTCCATAATTAACTCAACAGTGTCTAATGAATCAGCTCCTAAATCGTTAGTGAAGCTAGCTTCAATTACAACTTCATTTTCGTCAACACCTAATTTGTCTACGATAATCGCTTTTACTCTTGATGCAATGTCTGACATAATCTCTAATTTTTAATTTAATTTGTTGGCAAAAATAAAAAACTTTATTTTAAAACAACATTTTTGTTACTAAATAAGACTACGAAATTAAAAAAAATAATTAATAAAGACTCTGTTTTTCTATTTTTTACCAATTATTATTCTTTTTTTTGTGTAATTAAAATTACAGGATAATGCAAAAAATAGTACTATTCGCTTCTGGTAATGGTTCTAATGCCGAAAAGATAATATTACATTTCAAAAAATCGAGTCTTGGGAACGTAGTCGCTATCTTTACAAACAATCCTCATGCCAAAGTTTTGGAAAAGGCAAAACATCATGATATACAAGGAGTGGTGTTTAATAAAGTAGAGCTTAATGATGGAACTGTTTTAGAAAAACTAGATGAGATTCAACCAAATTTAATTGTTTTAGCTGGGTTTTTATTAAAATTTCCAGAGGAGATAATTAATTTTTATCCTCAGAGAGTGATTAATATTCATCCAGCGTTATTGCCGAACTATGGAGGAAAAGGAATGTATGGAATGCATGTTCATAAGGCAGTTTTGGATAATAAAGAAATAGAGACAGGAATAACAATTCATTATGTAAATGGAAATTATGACGAAGGAGAATTTATTTTTCAAAAAAGTGTCAATATTGAAGATTGTATAACTCCAGAAGATGTTGCGAAAAAGGTACAAGAATTGGAACATCAATATTTTCCTGAAGTAATAGAAAAATTTATATCTAATAACTCATAATTTTAAATGTACGAAGTCCATATATATACAGATGGTGCTGCAAAAGGTAACCCGGGACCAGCTGGTTATGGTGTTGTCATGGAAATGGTTGGAACTCCTTATAAAAAAGAATTTTATGAAGGATTTCGATTGTCAACTAATAACAGAATGGAATTATTAGCTGTTATTGTTGGTTTAGAAAAACTTAAAAAATCAAAAACGAAAGTATTAGTGGTTTCCGATTCCAAATATGTAGTTGATGCTGTAGAGAAAAGATGGGTTTTTCAATGGGAAAAAATATCTTTTAAGGATAAAAAAAATCCAGATTTATGGATACGTTTTTTAAAATCCTATCGTAAGCATCAAGTAGATTTTAAATGGGTAAAAGGACATAATAATCATCCACAAAACGAACGTTGTGATGAGTTAGCTGTTATGGCATCTCAACAAGAAAAACTTTCTATTGACGCTTTTTATGAAAAAGAAGATAAAAAAATGTTGTAAGTTTTAAAATTCAAAACAATAATTTGAAGGTTTTGCTTTTATAGGAATAGAATATACTTCATTTAAAAGAACTCGTATTTCTTTTTCTGTTTCACAATATTTAAAATCATTTTTTTTCCAATCAAATTGCTCTGATAAAGGATTTTGTAATTTATAATAGCTCATAGCAAGAGCTAATAACTTTGTTCTGTTTTCAACAAGCTCTTTTGTGTAGATATTTTCAACTTCTACTTGTTTAGCAGATAAAAATTCAAAATAAATCACCCTTCTTTTTTGGTTCTTCTGCAAAGGTTCCGAACTGTGTGCTAACATCATATCATGAATAAGGATATCACCAGGTTGCATAGGAACTTCAATAAAATCTTCTTTTGCTAAATCACATATGTTTTTATTACTTAAATGACTTTTAGGAATAACCCTTAAAGCACCATCGTTTAAATTAGCATTGTCAATATAAATACCTACAGTAAAACAATTTCCAGTTCTTTTATGCATCATGTCTTGATGCCATAAAACAGGTAAATTATCTCCTAAATTCTTAAGTACAGCAAATTCCTGAATGGCAAAAAAATCATCACCACATATAGCTTGCGCAATTTCTAACAAAAAAGGATTTCCCAACAATTCTAAGCAAGCTAAATTGTTTTTATAACACAATAATTCAAGATTTGTAATAAATTTTTTATCATCAACTGTAATTGTTACCTTTTGATGATCATTTTTATCGGCAATAACTTCATCAAAAAAAAGATTTAGTTTATAGAGTAATTCTTGTGATAGACAACTAGTCAGTTTCACAAAACCTTCTGTGTAAAATTCATTTATTTGCTCTTTTGTGATGTATTTATTCATTTTAACTATAATTATTTAAATGTATTCAAAAAACTCTTTTTTATACGTGTTTGAAACCTTAATTCCGTAGTATCTAATAATATTACAAAACTATAAAAATAAGGAAATTATCGCTTCAAAGTAAAATACCCTTCTACTGTTTTGCTGTTTTCCAAGGCTATAACATGGATTTACAACAAAATGTCGGACAAATTTTCTTTTTCGCATATGGTTTTAGGATTACCGTCAATCATTAGTGATGATCGCCTTACTCTATATAAAATACAACTATTTTTCTCATTATCTGTAACTATACTATAATTCTTAGAAAAAGAAGACAATTCTTATAAACGTTAAGCCACTATTTTTAAATTGTGGTTAATTATTTTTTAACACTCTAAAATAGTTAAATTATTTAATGGTTTGTATCTTCTTTTAGTACTGTAAAATGTTTCGATATATGGCTTTGTCAGTTCACTATCGCTCGGGTCAAAGACTGATATATCCTTACTCAGATATAAATTTTAAGACTGTTTTAAAATATATATCTTAGAATTATGGAAAAACGATTTTACAGTACTTAATTTTAAATAACTAGCAGTTTAGGTAGAGCGCAAATGTAAACGCCATCTTTCCTTATCGATTAAAAAATGTACCTTAAACTAGCTCCAGAATAGAAGTTTCTACCAGGAGCTGGGTCGTAATATGCCCCGAAAGACGAATTGTACTGATGAGTCGCACTATATGTATCGCCCAAGATATTATTGCCCCCTGCAAACACATCAAAAAAGAAATCTTTTGTTAAGGTCTTTTTAAAACCAAGTTTAGCATCGAACAATCGGTAAGGATTGTCGGTTATCGTATTAGCATTGTTTAGATAAACTTTATCATAGTAGGAAAATGTACCGTTAAAATAAAGTCCTAGTTTGGTCACTATATCCGTTCCTACCACCAACGTATGCGGGTGAATCCCAGGAATATTTTTTTCATCAAAGTTTATTTCATTAGTCTCTCCATTTTCATTGATCTCTACCGTATTATAGGTCTCAAACTTATGATCCATGTAAGTGTAACTACCAAATACACTGGCTCGCGATAAAAACTGTTGAGAATTTTTTACCAAGAAATATTCAGTTCTTAGTTCTATACCTTGTCGGACTATGGCTCCAGCGTTTTCGTTCATAACAAGTTCAACACCCCCTATATTACTTGCAATGCGAGGAAGGATAACATCTTTTACGTCCAACCTATAAAATACCGCATCAAATGATAAACGGTTCTTGAAAGTTGTTCCCCTAATCCCTAACTCTTTGTTCCATCCTTTGGTCGATTCGAGGTCGAAGTTCAACTGGGTTCCATTGTTGTCGAAGGCACCCCTAGGTGGAGGACTAAATCCTTTACTAATGTTCGCATACACAAAAAACGCATCATTTATTTTTTTAGTTAAAGCTATTCGGGGAGAAAAATCGTTCACTTCCTTTGAGAAACGCGGATTGTCCAGTTCAACCAAACGCTCCTCAAAATCCAATCGGAAATTATTGTAGCTGGCTCCCAGTGTAAGGGTAAAGTCTTCAGGCAATTCCATCTCTAATTGGCTAAATCCCAAAAAAGAACGGTCTGTAGAAGTCCTTGCACTAATGATGGGACTTTGAAATCCGTTACTAAACTCATTGACATCATTGATTCCACGAGTGTATTCACCGCCAAAAACAAGACAGTTTTCCTTCCCAAAAAAACCATCAAAACGATACGTTGTAGCCGTTCTTGCAGAAAAAGCTGTGGTAATACTCCTGTCTGCTACCATAAAAAAGTCATTCCCTATCAAAAAGTCACCCTCATAGACCTGATAGCTGAAAGAAGTGCTGTTTTCCCAACGATTGTTAAAGCGATAGGTATGACCAGCACCCACCAATAGGCTTTTGCCTCTTAATCCATTATCCAATTCACGAGAAAAAGTGGATTGCCTAGGATTTTCGACTATTTGCTCAGCCGATAGATTTCCAGGAATACCATAGCTACGGTCTACGTATTGGGTAATCAAGGAAAGACTTTGCTTTTCACTAGGAAAAAAACGTGCATTTAAGTTGATGAATTCATTGTCCGAGGCCGCTTCATTACGATAACCATCAGTATGAAGTTTTGAATATTGCAAATGCAAATCGCTATTTTGCCCGCTCGTTGCAAAAGTTGCCCCATAACGATAAGTACCATAACTAGCTCCCAAGAAATCGGTTTGAAAACTTGTTTGCTTGTATAGGGGTTTTCTGTTTTCCAAAAGTGCTACACCGCTTAAACCGGCACCGTAGATACTACCCGATGGGCCACGAACAATGTTCATGCTTCCAATGCTCCCAAAATCCAATTGACCCAACGGAATATTTCCAGTTGCCAGACTGATGGGGATACCGTTCCAATAGGTTTTATAGCCATCAGCATGTCCGATAGCCCCCAAGTTACCACCTCGTATTTTAAGTGAATAACGTCCTAAAGTGGTCGATTCTAACTTAATGCCCGGTAATGTATTGAGGGCTTGTTGCGGACTTGTTAAATTATAGCGGTTTATATCCCTCTGCCCAATACTGCTTATAGCGGCAGGCGTTTCCTTGAGTTTTTTACTCCCTTCAAAAGAAACCACTACAATTTCTTCCAGTTCGTGAGGCTGCTCAGTAAGCCTTACGACAAAATCCTTAGGAGCTTCTTTAAGAGAGAGGGTAATAGTTTCATACCCAACATGAGATATTTTTAAGTTTAAAGGAAAACTAACATTGGGTATTTCAAAATTCCCTTGGGCATCGGTATTTGTTCCCAATATTGTATTTTCGACCATCACGGCAACTTCATGTAAAGGGTATTTGCCATTAGCATCCATTACCTTTCCTTGTAGTTTGTGCTGTGCGTTTGTATTTTGGGTAAAAGCCATAAATAATAGACTGACCCATAGATATAATATTCTGTTCATTCGTATGATTAAAAAAAGTATTATTTATAATATGATTTCATTTCTGTTTTTGGACAGTTTATACTTCAAAAAGGTAAAACCTAAAACCAAAGTTATAAGTACCAATACACCCCATATTCTTGTGGAAATACCATCGTATTTGCGAACCTTATATTCGAACTCTGGCAACTGCTTAAAATGCGAAGCCGTAAAAGTTTGGTCACTGTACAGCAATGGCATAAAATAACTTTTCCACTCCTCAGAAAACTGTGTTGCTTGGCTCCAATAGTTTTCATAGTCGGTTTTCGAAGTACCCGCTCGGTCTATGAGCGTTTGTTGAACCAAAATAGCAGGAGAAAGCCATTGTAGGTTATCTACCCATTGGTGTCTTAGGGAAAGGTTTTTTTCATAGTTAGATAAAAGAGGCTGTAATTGCTCTTTTACCAAATCTTGGGAAGCCATATAATTATGCCAAAAGCTGTGCGATTGTTCACTGTTTTGTGAAGCATATTCCGGATGGTCACGAAGAAAATTATCCAATATCTCATCCTGTTTTTTGGTAGCTTCTGCCTTTAGTTCACGAACTTCATTAACAAGATAACTTCTCGGTGGAATAGGGTATAAGGTATCACTCAACTGATTGATAGCTGAAGGCACTAGCAAAACCAAAACAATCCAAAACCCGAGCAATGCAAATGCATTTTGTGCCGATTTACCAATGATGATATTTACCATAAATGCTAAGGAGAACCAAAAGAGCATGTATACACTACACGCCAAAACGAATAGTAGAAAGCCACTAAATGAACCTATTTGGTTGAGCAAGAAAACAATAACGGTAACCAGTATGATAATCAAAACCATCCATAATAGTCTTATTCCTAGTTTTTGAAGTACCCATTTATGAATGGAAATAGGTTGTGATGCCAATAGACGGAGCGAGCCCCGTTCTCGCTCTTCTGATAGGATATTGAAAGAAAATGCTATGATAATTAAGGGTAATAGGTAAATCACAACAAAGACGAGGTCAAAACTTCCAAACAATAATTGTATGGGGCTTGACATTTCTGAAACATTGAGAGCGTAATCATCGCCAAAAACCGTAGGCTTGATATAGTGGGTATAGATATCGCTCTGTCCAGTGGCCATAAAAGCCATGTCATTGGCAGGCATAGCCACAACCCTAGCGTTCATATTGCCAATGTTCATCGGATTTTGTGGGGTTACCCATGGGCTCAACCCAAGGTCTTCACCTTTTTCAAGCGCTTCAAGGGTAGCCAAGGTCTCGGTATCGGAGGTTTTAACCGTAGTTTGTGCAGCCTCTATATCCGACATTCTTTTATTGACACGCTGTTTACCGTTATAGCTGGCAAAAACGAACAAAAGCAGCAGGAGTATCGTAAGAAATTGTACCCAACGATTTCTAAAGAGCAGCTTTATCTCATATTTGAAATTATATGTGAACATGTTAAATTTTATTTTTGAAATTGAACAGTAAGAGAAAGGTTGCCAACAACCATCCGCCAAGTATGATTAGTGATGATTGTTGCTGTACCATTACGTTTTTAAGAGGTTGGTATTGGTATTCAAACTCCGGCAACTTTTCCCATAGTTGCGTATCGGCGAGAAATCCCCAATCACCGTAGGTTGAGTTCTCGGCAAAGTATTCATTCAGAAAACGAACTTTGGTAAGTCGGTAATCCTCAACCTTATCCTCAAAATCCCAGTGCGAATAATAATCGGTGCGAGCAACGCCCATAGAAAGAAACCTAGTAGGCAAAAACGGTGACAAAA
It includes:
- the fabF gene encoding beta-ketoacyl-ACP synthase II, producing the protein MQLKRVVVTGLGALTPIGNNVEEYWNGLIEGKSGAAPITYYDTEKHKTKFACQVKNFNIEDFIDRKESRRLDKFAQYAVVASDEAIKDAGITHENVNKHRVGVIWGAGIGGLETFQEEVLYYAKGDGTPKFNPFFIPKMIADIAPAHISMRNGFMGPNYTTVSACASSANALIDAFNYIRLGMCDVIISGGSEAAVTIAGMGGFNSMHALSTRNESPETASRPFDATRDGFVLGEGAGALVLEEYEHAKARGAKIYCEIGGGGMSSDAYHLTAPHPEGLGVIAVMENTLRDAGMNPEDVQHINTHGTSTPLGDVAELKAISAVFGDHAKNININSTKSMTGHLLGAAGGIEAIASILAIKNGIIPPTINHTTVDENINPELNLTLNKAQKREIKVAMSNTFGFGGHNACVLFKKLEE
- a CDS encoding acyl carrier protein: MSDIASRVKAIIVDKLGVDENEVVIEASFTNDLGADSLDTVELIMEFEKEFDIQIPDDQAENIATVGQAISYIEEAKK
- the purN gene encoding phosphoribosylglycinamide formyltransferase, whose product is MQKIVLFASGNGSNAEKIILHFKKSSLGNVVAIFTNNPHAKVLEKAKHHDIQGVVFNKVELNDGTVLEKLDEIQPNLIVLAGFLLKFPEEIINFYPQRVINIHPALLPNYGGKGMYGMHVHKAVLDNKEIETGITIHYVNGNYDEGEFIFQKSVNIEDCITPEDVAKKVQELEHQYFPEVIEKFISNNS
- a CDS encoding ribonuclease HI — protein: MYEVHIYTDGAAKGNPGPAGYGVVMEMVGTPYKKEFYEGFRLSTNNRMELLAVIVGLEKLKKSKTKVLVVSDSKYVVDAVEKRWVFQWEKISFKDKKNPDLWIRFLKSYRKHQVDFKWVKGHNNHPQNERCDELAVMASQQEKLSIDAFYEKEDKKML
- a CDS encoding phytanoyl-CoA dioxygenase family protein — encoded protein: MNKYITKEQINEFYTEGFVKLTSCLSQELLYKLNLFFDEVIADKNDHQKVTITVDDKKFITNLELLCYKNNLACLELLGNPFLLEIAQAICGDDFFAIQEFAVLKNLGDNLPVLWHQDMMHKRTGNCFTVGIYIDNANLNDGALRVIPKSHLSNKNICDLAKEDFIEVPMQPGDILIHDMMLAHSSEPLQKNQKRRVIYFEFLSAKQVEVENIYTKELVENRTKLLALAMSYYKLQNPLSEQFDWKKNDFKYCETEKEIRVLLNEVYSIPIKAKPSNYCFEF
- a CDS encoding TonB-dependent receptor, whose amino-acid sequence is MNRILYLWVSLLFMAFTQNTNAQHKLQGKVMDANGKYPLHEVAVMVENTILGTNTDAQGNFEIPNVSFPLNLKISHVGYETITLSLKEAPKDFVVRLTEQPHELEEIVVVSFEGSKKLKETPAAISSIGQRDINRYNLTSPQQALNTLPGIKLESTTLGRYSLKIRGGNLGAIGHADGYKTYWNGIPISLATGNIPLGQLDFGSIGSMNIVRGPSGSIYGAGLSGVALLENRKPLYKQTSFQTDFLGASYGTYRYGATFATSGQNSDLHLQYSKLHTDGYRNEAASDNEFINLNARFFPSEKQSLSLITQYVDRSYGIPGNLSAEQIVENPRQSTFSRELDNGLRGKSLLVGAGHTYRFNNRWENSTSFSYQVYEGDFLIGNDFFMVADRSITTAFSARTATTYRFDGFFGKENCLVFGGEYTRGINDVNEFSNGFQSPIISARTSTDRSFLGFSQLEMELPEDFTLTLGASYNNFRLDFEERLVELDNPRFSKEVNDFSPRIALTKKINDAFFVYANISKGFSPPPRGAFDNNGTQLNFDLESTKGWNKELGIRGTTFKNRLSFDAVFYRLDVKDVILPRIASNIGGVELVMNENAGAIVRQGIELRTEYFLVKNSQQFLSRASVFGSYTYMDHKFETYNTVEINENGETNEINFDEKNIPGIHPHTLVVGTDIVTKLGLYFNGTFSYYDKVYLNNANTITDNPYRLFDAKLGFKKTLTKDFFFDVFAGGNNILGDTYSATHQYNSSFGAYYDPAPGRNFYSGASLRYIF
- a CDS encoding DUF3526 domain-containing protein; the protein is MFTYNFKYEIKLLFRNRWVQFLTILLLLLFVFASYNGKQRVNKRMSDIEAAQTTVKTSDTETLATLEALEKGEDLGLSPWVTPQNPMNIGNMNARVVAMPANDMAFMATGQSDIYTHYIKPTVFGDDYALNVSEMSSPIQLLFGSFDLVFVVIYLLPLIIIAFSFNILSEERERGSLRLLASQPISIHKWVLQKLGIRLLWMVLIIILVTVIVFLLNQIGSFSGFLLFVLACSVYMLFWFSLAFMVNIIIGKSAQNAFALLGFWIVLVLLVPSAINQLSDTLYPIPPRSYLVNEVRELKAEATKKQDEILDNFLRDHPEYASQNSEQSHSFWHNYMASQDLVKEQLQPLLSNYEKNLSLRHQWVDNLQWLSPAILVQQTLIDRAGTSKTDYENYWSQATQFSEEWKSYFMPLLYSDQTFTASHFKQLPEFEYKVRKYDGISTRIWGVLVLITLVLGFTFLKYKLSKNRNEIIL